The DNA window GCAGCTACGCCGACAGCACTTGATACGTTTTTATTGCCGCGCAGTGCACGGTAATCAAGGAAACGTTTGTGTGTCATATACGGTTCGGTGCATTCCGCGATCTTCACCATCATCTGTACCGCCTGCTCCGGATATTTACCCATCGCAGTTTCACCGGATAACATGATTGCATCGGTACCATCGTAGATTGCATTTGCAACATCTGTCACTTCCGCTCTGGTCGGGCGTGGTGCGCGCATCATGGAGTCGAGCATCTGTGTGGCTGTGATAACCGGTTTGTAAGATTCGTTACATTTACGGATGATCATTTTCTGGATATGTGGAACTTCGTGTGCCGGAATCTCCACACCCAGATCGCCTCTGGCTACCATCACGCCATCGGCTGCTTTGATGATCTTATCAATATTATGTACACCTTCCGCATTTTCAATCTTGGCAATCACATCGATCCGCTCTCCGCCGTTTGCGCGAAGCAGTTCTTTGATCTCTTTGATCGCCTCTGCATTTCTTACGAAAGAAGCGGCGATAAAGTCGATGCCCTGCTCGATACCAAACAGAATATCGTTCTTATCCTGTTCGGTGATTGCCGGGAGTTTTACTTCTACATTCGGAACATTGATTCCTTTTTTCTGACCCAGTTCTCCACCATTGACAACCCGACAGACTACATCGGTATCGGTTACCTCCTCAACAGTCAGCTGAATCAGACCGTCATCGATCAGGACCGTATCTCCCGCTTTTACATCTTTCGGAAGATCTTTATATGTCTGGCTGCAGCGGGTGTTATTTCCTTCGATCTGCTCGGTTGTCAGTGTAAACTGGCTTCCCTCTTCCAGATATACTTTCTGTCCGCCCTCCAGGATACCGGTACGGATCTCCGGTCCTTTTGTGTCCAGCAAAATAGCGATAGGCAGCTTCAGTTCTTTTCGTACTTTCTTTAACAGATCCATTCTGGTTTTCTGTTCTTCATGATCTCCGTGAGAAAAATTAAATCTGGCGATGTCCATACCGGCTTTTGCCAGTTTTCGCATCATCTCTTCGTCATCTGTGTTCGGTCCCATGGTGCAGATAATTTTCGTTCTCTTCATAAAGTTTGCCTCCCTATCTTATGTGCGTATGCGTAAACAGATGATCCTGACAGTATTCATAATTGCCATTGCACTTGGAACAGAAAC is part of the Blautia faecicola genome and encodes:
- the pyk gene encoding pyruvate kinase encodes the protein MKRTKIICTMGPNTDDEEMMRKLAKAGMDIARFNFSHGDHEEQKTRMDLLKKVRKELKLPIAILLDTKGPEIRTGILEGGQKVYLEEGSQFTLTTEQIEGNNTRCSQTYKDLPKDVKAGDTVLIDDGLIQLTVEEVTDTDVVCRVVNGGELGQKKGINVPNVEVKLPAITEQDKNDILFGIEQGIDFIAASFVRNAEAIKEIKELLRANGGERIDVIAKIENAEGVHNIDKIIKAADGVMVARGDLGVEIPAHEVPHIQKMIIRKCNESYKPVITATQMLDSMMRAPRPTRAEVTDVANAIYDGTDAIMLSGETAMGKYPEQAVQMMVKIAECTEPYMTHKRFLDYRALRGNKNVSSAVGVAAVQTTENLGADCIVTPTISGQTARLISNFRPKVPIYAVSPNEWARRKMQIYWGVTSVAGYEEDSTENIISHAMYIVRRENLVKKGDIVVFTAGDPATNMVNGEGAVTNIMQVIQAK